The genomic stretch aggcgggggccgggcggggaggCGCCGGCGGCGGGGTCTCACCGCCTCTTCTTGCCGTCCCCCGCAGGGAGCGGCCGGCCCCCCGCGCCACCATTGCCTCGCACGGCAAGGAGGACCtgctcgccgccgccgcccggctctGGCAGCGGAGGAGGCGGCTGCTGGCCGCCGCCGGGCTCGCCCTGGCCATGGCCGTCGCGCTGCTTGTCGCCgtgcccctgctgctgctgcaagcgCCCGCCGACACCGGCGCCCACTACGAGATGATGGGCACCTGCCGCATGATCTGCGACCCGTACAGCGGtgggcggccgcccggccccggcagcaCCGCCGCCGTGGAGGCCCTGCAGGACCTGGGCGCCAACCCCCCGCCGCCCTTCGTCCAGGGACCCAAAGGGGAGCCGGGCCGGCCGGGCAAACCAGGCCCCCGCGGGCCACCCGGGGAGCCGGGTCCGCCGGGTCCGCGGGGCCCGCCGGGGGAACGGGGCGACGCGGGGAagccggggctgcccgggctGGCGCTggcgggcgcgggcggcggcgggagcggcggcggggcggcggtgGGCGGCGAGGCGGCGGGCGGGCTGAGCGCCGCCTTCAGCGGGCCGCGCATCGCCTTCTACGTGGGGCTCAAGAGCCCCCACGAGGGCTATGAGGTCCTCAAGTTCGACGACGTGGTGACCAACCTGGGCAACCACTACGATCCGGCCAGCGGCAAGTTCACCTGCCAGGTGCGCGGCATCTACTTCTTCACCTACCACATCCTCATGCGCGGCGGCGACGGCACCAGCATGTGGGCCGACCTCTGCAAGAACGGCCAGGTGGGTTCCGCCGCTCCCCCGCGCGTCCTCCCCGCCCGGGGTCCCCCGGTTGTCCCTGACCCCCGGTCTTCCCCGGCCGCTGCCGGGAAAAGAAGCAGCGGGAGCATCCTTCGCGCCGTCGGGGCGGGGGTGCAGCTCTAGAACCGCGACAAATTCCGAACTCCCGGCTTGCAAACTTTCCTGCCGGGttggggagaaggggaagcGAGGAGAGGGGCGGGAGGGAGGAcatggggaagaggagggttTGGGGAGAGGGACTTGGGGCACTGATGGAGGAGCTGAGGAAGAGGGTCTTGGGGGACtgatggaggagctggaaaagggggacagggaggactgatggaggggctgtgggagagTGACTCAGGGGCTAATAGAGACGCTGGGcaagaggggctggggggctgaTGTACCCAGCGGCTGTGTTGGCAGGTGCGGGCCAGTGCCATCGCCCAAGACGCAGACCAGAACTACGACTATGCCAGCAACAGCGTGGTGCTGCACCTGGACTCCGGCGATGAAGTGTATGTCAAGCTGGATGGAGGCAAAGCACACGGAGGCAACAACAATAAGTACAGCACTTTCTCTGGCTTTCTTTTATACCCTGATTGACacacaagtgacacaacacaaCTGGCCCCGCCACTGATGCACATGGGGCTGTTTGGCATTTCCATACCCCATcgtgctgctgttcctgctggtgTCCCCTGTCTCCGCAGGTCACTTTAGCTTCATTATCAGtttgtatgtttttattttcacccTTGTGGAAACGaaatagaaatgaaacaaaGTGATCCCCTTCCTTACTCTCCCCCATTTCTTCTGACCCCCCTCTCCCTTTGTCAGCCTGAGTGTTTCGTGTGTCACATGAGGAACTCGGCAGCTTGAAACTCTCAAGTGGTTCCAGGGAGGTTTAAAAGAGCCCAGAGTTTGGACTGTGTCACACATGGAATTTGAACAGGTCACATTTTTTCATCAATAAGTATTAATGACGATGATGAATTTTCAGATCAACTATTCACGAAGTGGGACTGGACCATAActgtttttccctctgctgctttGTATGGGGTCAAGTgtaaacttttctttctgtgcaatGCAATGCTCGTGTGAATGATGGTGTCATTAACGTCAAACCTGTTTCTGTCTGCAAAAGAATTTGGTCATTGACCACGGTCACCCAAATACCAcattaaattatgtttttagACAATGCCTTCTTGCTTTCTGTCTCTTCCAGTGCTACGAAGGAGCACTGTGGTGATGCCACAGGAGGGTGGGAAGTAAAGGAGGGGGTCACTTCAGTCCCTTAGGTTTGTAGCAATACTTAAAGTTAGGATGGGGTACCTTGCCTAGGTCTTGATTATGGTTCGAGGGGGCTGGGAAGAAgtagaaagagaggaaaaaagcttcACCTTTATGCAGTTTTGTGAAAAGAAGGCACACAGTCATCAAGAGGTGAAAGTGGGGGTGTGCAGTGGATCTCCTAAACAGATTTACTGGGTTTAAAACCTGATCCAGAGGTTAGTGAAGTACAGGAAAAGCAGTTTAATCAGTGATTATGGAAagctgtgtttctgtaaaaatgCTTGACAAATGTAAGAAGGCAGCAGGGGAGAGAGAGTTTGTCTAAACCTTTGCACTTGCAGTGTGTGTAGGGGTTGGAAACCACACCTGACTGTAGGTGGGTCTGCACAGTGCCTGAGACAGGCTGGGTGAGAAAGCTTGCTCAAGACTGATGGATTCAGACCATTTAGAAGGGTTTTCTCCTGATGGTCCTCTAAATCCCAGCCAGTCTTGGCCTTTTCAAAATGCACAGGTGTGTAAGTAGTGCATGTGGTTCTGAGCCTTTGGTGGAGGAGGTACGTTTTTCATCATCACCCCAGTAGGTAACCTCCTCAGTCTGGGTAgactgggactgctctgctgAAGCTAAAAGAGCTAAATTGATTTACAAAAGCACTTACTTTCATTTTACTGTCTTgtcatttcatttttccctcctgAACTTCTTACCTCCCTATCAGTTCTCTGCCCTTTGCAGTGTTAGTGCAGTTTCACAGATAAGAGAGACAGAAGCTGGTCTGAAACAGCTCTGCCAAGGCTGGAGCTTTGCCCCTGCCCTGACGTTGCAGGAGGAAAGGGAGCCACAGTCAGATGGACTTGTTCCAGCCCCACTTTGGGGCAGCCCCATGATGACCAAGTTCTTACAGTCACTCCTGTCTCCTACCTAGTCCTCAGTGGGTATTGTCTTCTCCTTGGCTGGAAAAGGAGGGTCAAAGGGAGAAAGCAATTCCTCCATCCCGTCCTCAAACATCCCCCAGCTGAGGGAAGCAGAGTTCATAACCAGGTACATGTGTTAGACACTTATCAATCTCTTATGTCTTGTCGATTTGTACTATTTAGAATATGATTAAAACCAGTGTCTGAGACCATCCAAATGAAGTATAATTGCTATGGATCCTCAATTCCCACTGGATCTGTAATCCTTTTTGACTATTCCTCCCCCCTCCTTCAATGAAATGGAGCTTAGACACAAAGCCCTTGgtttaaatttcaaaaaattaaaattgacaTGCAGCAGCATTAGCAGGAGCCAGGAGGAATTCTAAGGAGGTGCCTGGGCTCTGCTTTATCCTTTGCATTAAGAAGCAATTTGTACTTCTAACAAAGACCCAACTGTTCCCCCTTGGCAAAAGGGCAATGAAGATGCCTTGCAAGGGAATTGCTGTTCACAATACTTAAACAAATTTGAATCTTAgatttttaaatctgtattCCTTGGTGGAGCCTGCTCCTCTCAATTCAAATGCAGGGCTGGTGGTGTGTGCCTGCCAAGGTGTCAGTAGCTAAGCGGATGATGGATTGATGAGGCAATGGGAAGACACAGGCTCACAGTGGCAGTTTGCCCCGACAGTGATCTATGTATCTGCACATTATCAATGTCATGAGGAGGCTTGAACCACCCTCACTAGATGTCTCATTTTCCACTTATCTCTTATGTACTAATTATCAGGCTGGATTATTCCCCAggatagaaacaaaaaaaattgctcatTGCCACTCCACTGACAGTTTACACAATCGATAGAATGAAcatctccctcagctgctcacaggcttttttgtttcctctcccCATTGCAGGGTCTTCTGAATTGCCTCTGTGGGGGCTCTGTGGCTCTCACCCAGCATCTGCGGCAGTGGTGC from Corvus hawaiiensis isolate bCorHaw1 chromosome 7, bCorHaw1.pri.cur, whole genome shotgun sequence encodes the following:
- the C1QL2 gene encoding complement C1q-like protein 2 is translated as MAVALLVAVPLLLLQAPADTGAHYEMMGTCRMICDPYSGGRPPGPGSTAAVEALQDLGANPPPPFVQGPKGEPGRPGKPGPRGPPGEPGPPGPRGPPGERGDAGKPGLPGLALAGAGGGGSGGGAAVGGEAAGGLSAAFSGPRIAFYVGLKSPHEGYEVLKFDDVVTNLGNHYDPASGKFTCQVRGIYFFTYHILMRGGDGTSMWADLCKNGQVRASAIAQDADQNYDYASNSVVLHLDSGDEVYVKLDGGKAHGGNNNKYSTFSGFLLYPD